A genomic segment from Nicotiana tabacum cultivar K326 chromosome 7, ASM71507v2, whole genome shotgun sequence encodes:
- the LOC107771188 gene encoding uncharacterized protein LOC107771188 isoform X2, giving the protein MLFLGLVKSKGRVNNSKNVSVPDPKSRSCICSLFMTVALIFGVYFTGSALMAKDFRAFSGLTVNHAQKNGQCRKCEVPPRQEKEESHVTENMQNNKCQKKCRPLGSEALPEGIVSKTTNLEMRPLWGDVEKKSPHSVNLLGIAVGIKQKEMVNEIVKKFLEHDFVVMLFHYDGVVDKWNDLDWSSRVLHVSAMNQTKWWFAKRFLHPDIVSEYDYIFLWDEDLGVENFHPEKYISIVREEGLEISQPALDASKSEVHHHITVRRGRSKVHRRFYRLNRSGQRCDNNSTAPPCVGWVEMMAPVFSKAAWRCAWYMVQNDLIHAWGLDMKLGYCAQGDRTRKVGVVDAEYITHLAVPSLGGNSDVEMVNKELDHSLQGKNLTDSDPLANPSFEKFDNRSLVRRQSYIEMKIFRDRWRKATKEDQCWVDPFQSQENGRTATYT; this is encoded by the exons ATGCTGTTTCTGGGGTTGGTGAAAAGCAAGGGAAGAGTAAACAACAGTAAAAAT GTTTCTGTGCCTGATCCTAAAAGTAGATCATGTATCTGCAGCCTCTTCATGACTGTTGCTTTAATTTTTGGTGTCTACTTCACTGGAAGTGCTTTGATGGCTAAGGATTTCAGG GCATTTTCAGGTTTGACAGTGAACCATGCACAGAAGAATGGACAATGCAGAAAATGCGAG GTACCCCCGAGACAGGAAAAAGAAGAGAGTCACGTGACAGAGAATATGCAAAATAATAAATGCCAG AAAAAATGCAGGCCATTAGGGAGTGAGGCACTCCCAGAAGGAATTGTTTCTAAAACTACGAACCTGGAAATGCGACCATTGTGGGGAGATGTTGAG AAGAAGTCTCCACATTCAGTTAACTTGTTGGGGATTGCAGttggaataaaacaaaaagagatGGTGAACGAAATTGTTAAGAAG TTTCTTGAACATGACTTTGTTGTGATGCTTTTTCACTATGATGGAGTGGTGGATAAGTGGAATGATTTAGATTGGAGTAGCCGTGTCTTACATGTCTCTGCTATGAACCAAACAAAATG GTGGTTCGCGAAGAGGTTTCTACACCCAGATATAGTTTCTGAGTACGACTACATTTTCTTGTGGGATGAGGACCTTGGAGTTGAAAACTTCCATCCAGAAAA GTACATATCTATTGTTAGAGAAGAAGGGCTGGAGATATCACAGCCAGCACTTGATGCTAGTAAATCAGAGGTACATCATCATATTACTGTACGCAGAGGGAGATCCAAGGTGCACAG GAGGTTCTACAGATTAAATAGAAGTGGCCAAAGGTGTGATAACAACAGCACTGCACCTCCTTGCGTGGG GTGGGTAGAAATGATGGCTCCTGTATTCTCAAAAGCTGCCTGGCGTTGTGCTTGGTATATGGTCCAG AATGACCTGATCCATGCATGGGGCTTGGATATGAAGCTCGGTTATTGTGCGCAG GGTGATCGTACAAGGAAAGTCGGTGTGGTTGATGCAGAGTACATAACTCATTTGGCTGTCCCTTCTTTGGGTGGTAATTCAGATGTAGAAATG GTAAACAAAGAATTGGATCATTCACTTCAAGGGAAGAACTTAACTGATTCTGATCCATTG GCCAATCCATCTTTTGAGAAATTTGATAATAGGTCTTTG GTCAGAAGACAATCATATATAGAAATGAAGATTTTTCGAGATAGATGGCGTAAAGCTACCAAGGAAGATCAATGTTGGGTTGATCCATTTCAAAGTCAAGAAAATGGAAGAACAGCCACATACACATAA
- the LOC107771188 gene encoding uncharacterized protein LOC107771188 isoform X4, producing MKSLNTVSVPDPKSRSCICSLFMTVALIFGVYFTGSALMAKDFRAFSGLTVNHAQKNGQCRKCEVPPRQEKEESHVTENMQNNKCQKKCRPLGSEALPEGIVSKTTNLEMRPLWGDVEKKSPHSVNLLGIAVGIKQKEMVNEIVKKFLEHDFVVMLFHYDGVVDKWNDLDWSSRVLHVSAMNQTKWWFAKRFLHPDIVSEYDYIFLWDEDLGVENFHPEKYISIVREEGLEISQPALDASKSEVHHHITVRRGRSKVHRRFYRLNRSGQRCDNNSTAPPCVGWVEMMAPVFSKAAWRCAWYMVQNDLIHAWGLDMKLGYCAQGDRTRKVGVVDAEYITHLAVPSLGGNSDVEMVNKELDHSLQGKNLTDSDPLANPSFEKFDNRSLVRRQSYIEMKIFRDRWRKATKEDQCWVDPFQSQENGRTATYT from the exons ATGAAGTCTTTGAACACT GTTTCTGTGCCTGATCCTAAAAGTAGATCATGTATCTGCAGCCTCTTCATGACTGTTGCTTTAATTTTTGGTGTCTACTTCACTGGAAGTGCTTTGATGGCTAAGGATTTCAGG GCATTTTCAGGTTTGACAGTGAACCATGCACAGAAGAATGGACAATGCAGAAAATGCGAG GTACCCCCGAGACAGGAAAAAGAAGAGAGTCACGTGACAGAGAATATGCAAAATAATAAATGCCAG AAAAAATGCAGGCCATTAGGGAGTGAGGCACTCCCAGAAGGAATTGTTTCTAAAACTACGAACCTGGAAATGCGACCATTGTGGGGAGATGTTGAG AAGAAGTCTCCACATTCAGTTAACTTGTTGGGGATTGCAGttggaataaaacaaaaagagatGGTGAACGAAATTGTTAAGAAG TTTCTTGAACATGACTTTGTTGTGATGCTTTTTCACTATGATGGAGTGGTGGATAAGTGGAATGATTTAGATTGGAGTAGCCGTGTCTTACATGTCTCTGCTATGAACCAAACAAAATG GTGGTTCGCGAAGAGGTTTCTACACCCAGATATAGTTTCTGAGTACGACTACATTTTCTTGTGGGATGAGGACCTTGGAGTTGAAAACTTCCATCCAGAAAA GTACATATCTATTGTTAGAGAAGAAGGGCTGGAGATATCACAGCCAGCACTTGATGCTAGTAAATCAGAGGTACATCATCATATTACTGTACGCAGAGGGAGATCCAAGGTGCACAG GAGGTTCTACAGATTAAATAGAAGTGGCCAAAGGTGTGATAACAACAGCACTGCACCTCCTTGCGTGGG GTGGGTAGAAATGATGGCTCCTGTATTCTCAAAAGCTGCCTGGCGTTGTGCTTGGTATATGGTCCAG AATGACCTGATCCATGCATGGGGCTTGGATATGAAGCTCGGTTATTGTGCGCAG GGTGATCGTACAAGGAAAGTCGGTGTGGTTGATGCAGAGTACATAACTCATTTGGCTGTCCCTTCTTTGGGTGGTAATTCAGATGTAGAAATG GTAAACAAAGAATTGGATCATTCACTTCAAGGGAAGAACTTAACTGATTCTGATCCATTG GCCAATCCATCTTTTGAGAAATTTGATAATAGGTCTTTG GTCAGAAGACAATCATATATAGAAATGAAGATTTTTCGAGATAGATGGCGTAAAGCTACCAAGGAAGATCAATGTTGGGTTGATCCATTTCAAAGTCAAGAAAATGGAAGAACAGCCACATACACATAA
- the LOC107771188 gene encoding uncharacterized protein LOC107771188 isoform X5, with translation MKSLNTAFSGLTVNHAQKNGQCRKCEVPPRQEKEESHVTENMQNNKCQKKCRPLGSEALPEGIVSKTTNLEMRPLWGDVEKKSPHSVNLLGIAVGIKQKEMVNEIVKKFLEHDFVVMLFHYDGVVDKWNDLDWSSRVLHVSAMNQTKWWFAKRFLHPDIVSEYDYIFLWDEDLGVENFHPEKYISIVREEGLEISQPALDASKSEVHHHITVRRGRSKVHRRFYRLNRSGQRCDNNSTAPPCVGWVEMMAPVFSKAAWRCAWYMVQNDLIHAWGLDMKLGYCAQGDRTRKVGVVDAEYITHLAVPSLGGNSDVEMVNKELDHSLQGKNLTDSDPLANPSFEKFDNRSLPEVPVVHLLLGCRCARLKKKGRPNAQSILHLRKSGERPHPKRSEDNHI, from the exons ATGAAGTCTTTGAACACT GCATTTTCAGGTTTGACAGTGAACCATGCACAGAAGAATGGACAATGCAGAAAATGCGAG GTACCCCCGAGACAGGAAAAAGAAGAGAGTCACGTGACAGAGAATATGCAAAATAATAAATGCCAG AAAAAATGCAGGCCATTAGGGAGTGAGGCACTCCCAGAAGGAATTGTTTCTAAAACTACGAACCTGGAAATGCGACCATTGTGGGGAGATGTTGAG AAGAAGTCTCCACATTCAGTTAACTTGTTGGGGATTGCAGttggaataaaacaaaaagagatGGTGAACGAAATTGTTAAGAAG TTTCTTGAACATGACTTTGTTGTGATGCTTTTTCACTATGATGGAGTGGTGGATAAGTGGAATGATTTAGATTGGAGTAGCCGTGTCTTACATGTCTCTGCTATGAACCAAACAAAATG GTGGTTCGCGAAGAGGTTTCTACACCCAGATATAGTTTCTGAGTACGACTACATTTTCTTGTGGGATGAGGACCTTGGAGTTGAAAACTTCCATCCAGAAAA GTACATATCTATTGTTAGAGAAGAAGGGCTGGAGATATCACAGCCAGCACTTGATGCTAGTAAATCAGAGGTACATCATCATATTACTGTACGCAGAGGGAGATCCAAGGTGCACAG GAGGTTCTACAGATTAAATAGAAGTGGCCAAAGGTGTGATAACAACAGCACTGCACCTCCTTGCGTGGG GTGGGTAGAAATGATGGCTCCTGTATTCTCAAAAGCTGCCTGGCGTTGTGCTTGGTATATGGTCCAG AATGACCTGATCCATGCATGGGGCTTGGATATGAAGCTCGGTTATTGTGCGCAG GGTGATCGTACAAGGAAAGTCGGTGTGGTTGATGCAGAGTACATAACTCATTTGGCTGTCCCTTCTTTGGGTGGTAATTCAGATGTAGAAATG GTAAACAAAGAATTGGATCATTCACTTCAAGGGAAGAACTTAACTGATTCTGATCCATTG GCCAATCCATCTTTTGAGAAATTTGATAATAGGTCTTTG CCAGAAGTACCAGTAGTTCATTTGTTATTAGGTTGCCGTTGTGCACggttaaaaaaaaaagggaggcCCAATGCACAAAGCATCCTGCATTTACGCAAGTCCGGGGAAAGGCCGCATCCCAAGAG GTCAGAAGACAATCATATATAG
- the LOC107771188 gene encoding uncharacterized protein LOC107771188 isoform X1, with amino-acid sequence MLFLGLVKSKGRVNNSKNVSVPDPKSRSCICSLFMTVALIFGVYFTGSALMAKDFRAFSGLTVNHAQKNGQCRKCEVPPRQEKEESHVTENMQNNKCQKKCRPLGSEALPEGIVSKTTNLEMRPLWGDVEKKSPHSVNLLGIAVGIKQKEMVNEIVKKFLEHDFVVMLFHYDGVVDKWNDLDWSSRVLHVSAMNQTKWWFAKRFLHPDIVSEYDYIFLWDEDLGVENFHPEKYISIVREEGLEISQPALDASKSEVHHHITVRRGRSKVHRRFYRLNRSGQRCDNNSTAPPCVGWVEMMAPVFSKAAWRCAWYMVQNDLIHAWGLDMKLGYCAQGDRTRKVGVVDAEYITHLAVPSLGGNSDVEMVNKELDHSLQGKNLTDSDPLANPSFEKFDNRSLPEVPVVHLLLGCRCARLKKKGRPNAQSILHLRKSGERPHPKRSEDNHI; translated from the exons ATGCTGTTTCTGGGGTTGGTGAAAAGCAAGGGAAGAGTAAACAACAGTAAAAAT GTTTCTGTGCCTGATCCTAAAAGTAGATCATGTATCTGCAGCCTCTTCATGACTGTTGCTTTAATTTTTGGTGTCTACTTCACTGGAAGTGCTTTGATGGCTAAGGATTTCAGG GCATTTTCAGGTTTGACAGTGAACCATGCACAGAAGAATGGACAATGCAGAAAATGCGAG GTACCCCCGAGACAGGAAAAAGAAGAGAGTCACGTGACAGAGAATATGCAAAATAATAAATGCCAG AAAAAATGCAGGCCATTAGGGAGTGAGGCACTCCCAGAAGGAATTGTTTCTAAAACTACGAACCTGGAAATGCGACCATTGTGGGGAGATGTTGAG AAGAAGTCTCCACATTCAGTTAACTTGTTGGGGATTGCAGttggaataaaacaaaaagagatGGTGAACGAAATTGTTAAGAAG TTTCTTGAACATGACTTTGTTGTGATGCTTTTTCACTATGATGGAGTGGTGGATAAGTGGAATGATTTAGATTGGAGTAGCCGTGTCTTACATGTCTCTGCTATGAACCAAACAAAATG GTGGTTCGCGAAGAGGTTTCTACACCCAGATATAGTTTCTGAGTACGACTACATTTTCTTGTGGGATGAGGACCTTGGAGTTGAAAACTTCCATCCAGAAAA GTACATATCTATTGTTAGAGAAGAAGGGCTGGAGATATCACAGCCAGCACTTGATGCTAGTAAATCAGAGGTACATCATCATATTACTGTACGCAGAGGGAGATCCAAGGTGCACAG GAGGTTCTACAGATTAAATAGAAGTGGCCAAAGGTGTGATAACAACAGCACTGCACCTCCTTGCGTGGG GTGGGTAGAAATGATGGCTCCTGTATTCTCAAAAGCTGCCTGGCGTTGTGCTTGGTATATGGTCCAG AATGACCTGATCCATGCATGGGGCTTGGATATGAAGCTCGGTTATTGTGCGCAG GGTGATCGTACAAGGAAAGTCGGTGTGGTTGATGCAGAGTACATAACTCATTTGGCTGTCCCTTCTTTGGGTGGTAATTCAGATGTAGAAATG GTAAACAAAGAATTGGATCATTCACTTCAAGGGAAGAACTTAACTGATTCTGATCCATTG GCCAATCCATCTTTTGAGAAATTTGATAATAGGTCTTTG CCAGAAGTACCAGTAGTTCATTTGTTATTAGGTTGCCGTTGTGCACggttaaaaaaaaaagggaggcCCAATGCACAAAGCATCCTGCATTTACGCAAGTCCGGGGAAAGGCCGCATCCCAAGAG GTCAGAAGACAATCATATATAG
- the LOC107771188 gene encoding uncharacterized protein LOC107771188 isoform X3 — MKSLNTVSVPDPKSRSCICSLFMTVALIFGVYFTGSALMAKDFRAFSGLTVNHAQKNGQCRKCEVPPRQEKEESHVTENMQNNKCQKKCRPLGSEALPEGIVSKTTNLEMRPLWGDVEKKSPHSVNLLGIAVGIKQKEMVNEIVKKFLEHDFVVMLFHYDGVVDKWNDLDWSSRVLHVSAMNQTKWWFAKRFLHPDIVSEYDYIFLWDEDLGVENFHPEKYISIVREEGLEISQPALDASKSEVHHHITVRRGRSKVHRRFYRLNRSGQRCDNNSTAPPCVGWVEMMAPVFSKAAWRCAWYMVQNDLIHAWGLDMKLGYCAQGDRTRKVGVVDAEYITHLAVPSLGGNSDVEMVNKELDHSLQGKNLTDSDPLANPSFEKFDNRSLPEVPVVHLLLGCRCARLKKKGRPNAQSILHLRKSGERPHPKRSEDNHI; from the exons ATGAAGTCTTTGAACACT GTTTCTGTGCCTGATCCTAAAAGTAGATCATGTATCTGCAGCCTCTTCATGACTGTTGCTTTAATTTTTGGTGTCTACTTCACTGGAAGTGCTTTGATGGCTAAGGATTTCAGG GCATTTTCAGGTTTGACAGTGAACCATGCACAGAAGAATGGACAATGCAGAAAATGCGAG GTACCCCCGAGACAGGAAAAAGAAGAGAGTCACGTGACAGAGAATATGCAAAATAATAAATGCCAG AAAAAATGCAGGCCATTAGGGAGTGAGGCACTCCCAGAAGGAATTGTTTCTAAAACTACGAACCTGGAAATGCGACCATTGTGGGGAGATGTTGAG AAGAAGTCTCCACATTCAGTTAACTTGTTGGGGATTGCAGttggaataaaacaaaaagagatGGTGAACGAAATTGTTAAGAAG TTTCTTGAACATGACTTTGTTGTGATGCTTTTTCACTATGATGGAGTGGTGGATAAGTGGAATGATTTAGATTGGAGTAGCCGTGTCTTACATGTCTCTGCTATGAACCAAACAAAATG GTGGTTCGCGAAGAGGTTTCTACACCCAGATATAGTTTCTGAGTACGACTACATTTTCTTGTGGGATGAGGACCTTGGAGTTGAAAACTTCCATCCAGAAAA GTACATATCTATTGTTAGAGAAGAAGGGCTGGAGATATCACAGCCAGCACTTGATGCTAGTAAATCAGAGGTACATCATCATATTACTGTACGCAGAGGGAGATCCAAGGTGCACAG GAGGTTCTACAGATTAAATAGAAGTGGCCAAAGGTGTGATAACAACAGCACTGCACCTCCTTGCGTGGG GTGGGTAGAAATGATGGCTCCTGTATTCTCAAAAGCTGCCTGGCGTTGTGCTTGGTATATGGTCCAG AATGACCTGATCCATGCATGGGGCTTGGATATGAAGCTCGGTTATTGTGCGCAG GGTGATCGTACAAGGAAAGTCGGTGTGGTTGATGCAGAGTACATAACTCATTTGGCTGTCCCTTCTTTGGGTGGTAATTCAGATGTAGAAATG GTAAACAAAGAATTGGATCATTCACTTCAAGGGAAGAACTTAACTGATTCTGATCCATTG GCCAATCCATCTTTTGAGAAATTTGATAATAGGTCTTTG CCAGAAGTACCAGTAGTTCATTTGTTATTAGGTTGCCGTTGTGCACggttaaaaaaaaaagggaggcCCAATGCACAAAGCATCCTGCATTTACGCAAGTCCGGGGAAAGGCCGCATCCCAAGAG GTCAGAAGACAATCATATATAG